The following coding sequences are from one Nitrospirota bacterium window:
- a CDS encoding putative toxin-antitoxin system toxin component, PIN family: MGKKTRVVIDTNVIVSAFGWLGKPEEVLRLVTKGKIASYISTEMLAELRKVVSYPKFKFSEALQAQIIETVFFESSLVFVNESLNVIADDPEDNRVLECAISAGADFIISGDKHLLNLKNFREIEILTPEDFLSRRRF; encoded by the coding sequence TTGGGCAAGAAAACAAGGGTAGTTATTGACACGAATGTAATAGTATCAGCATTTGGTTGGCTTGGTAAACCTGAAGAGGTTCTCAGACTTGTCACAAAAGGAAAAATAGCGAGTTATATAAGCACTGAAATGCTTGCTGAACTCAGAAAAGTTGTAAGTTATCCTAAATTCAAATTCTCAGAAGCATTGCAGGCGCAAATTATTGAGACTGTATTTTTTGAGTCGTCTCTGGTTTTTGTGAATGAATCATTAAATGTTATTGCTGATGATCCAGAAGATAATAGGGTTCTTGAGTGTGCAATTTCTGCTGGCGCTGACTTTATTATTTCCGGAGACAAACATTTGCTTAATCTTAAAAACTTTAGAGAAATTGAGATATTAACCCCTGAGGATTTTTTAAGCAGAAGGCGTTTTTAG